A DNA window from Elephas maximus indicus isolate mEleMax1 chromosome 17, mEleMax1 primary haplotype, whole genome shotgun sequence contains the following coding sequences:
- the LOC126060571 gene encoding olfactory receptor 8B3-like encodes MATRNGSFVTEFILMGLTEQPDLQFPLFSLFLVMYMVTVLENLGLIALIGLISHLHNPMYFFLFNLSFIDLCYSSVFTPKMLMNFISKKNIISYKGCMTQLYFFLFFVISECYELTSMAYDRYVAICNSLFYNTAMSPKVCFNLIFGSYLMAFSGAMAQTGCMLRLTFCDANTINHYFCDILPLLQLSCTSTHVNELVNFIVAGINIILPSLTIFISYGFILSSILHINSTEGRSKAFRTCSSHIITVSLFFGSGAFTYLKLSSVGSMSEGKISSVFYTNVVPMMNPLIYSLRNRDIKLALRKSLSRKRF; translated from the coding sequence ATGGCTACTAGAAAtggttcttttgtgactgaattCATTCTGATGGGATTAACAGAGCAACCGGATCTCCAATTCCCTTTGTTCTCCCTGTTTCTAGTAATGTATATGGTCACTGTATTGGAAAACTTGGGCTTGATAGCTCTAATTGGGCTGATTTCTCACCTTCACaaccccatgtactttttcctctttaACTTATCCTTCATAGACCTCTGttattcttctgtgtttacaCCAAAAATGCTAATGAACTTCATATCAAAGAAGAATATTATCTCCTACAAGGGGTGCATGACCCAGctctactttttccttttttttgtcatttctgaATGTTATGAGTTGACATcaatggcctatgatcgctatgtggccatctgtaattCACTTTTCTATAACACTGCCATGTCCCCAAAAGTGTGTTTCAACCTTATTTTTGGTTCATACTTGATGGCCTTTTCTGGGGCTATGGCTCAAACTGGATGCATGTTGAGACTGACCTTCTGTGATGCCAACACCATCAACCATTACTTTTGCGACATTCTCCCTCTGCTCCAGCTCTCCTGCACCAGTACCCATGTCAATGAGCTTGTGAATTTTATTGTGGCAGGCATCAACATTATTTTGCCCAGTCTTACCATCTTTATCTCTTATGGTTTCATTCTCTCCAGCATCCTCCACATCAATTCCACTGAGGGCAGGTCTAAAGCCTTCAGAACCTGCAGTTCCCACATAAttactgtttctcttttctttggatCAGGTGCATTCACATATCTCAAACTATCTTCTGTAGGGTCTATGAGTGAGGGAAAAATCTCTTCTGTGTTTTACACCAATGTGGTTCCTATGATGAACCCTTTAATCTATAGCTTGAGAAATAGAGATATTAAACTTGCTCTGAGGAAATCCCTGAGTAGGAAAAGGTTTTGA